GTCGACGATCCCTCCCTTTGCGCCAGACGGGAGGTTAAGGGAGGCGAAGCCGAGCTCGATGGTGATCCCCCGCTCCTTCTCCTCCTTCAAGCGGTCGGGATCGATGCCGGTGAGGGCTTTGACCAGGGCGCTCTTTCCATGGTCGATGTGTCCGGCAGTGCCGATGATAACTCTCTTCATGGGGAGAATTATAGCACCAATAGAGTCCCGGGTCCCGGGTCCCNNNNNNNNNNNNNNNNNNNNNNNNNNNNNNNGTCCCGGGTCCCAAAAAACCAGTTTCGCGTTTCTCGTTTCTGGTTTCTCGTTCAACCGGAAACCGGAAACTGTGAACTGTAAACTCTGAACTCTGAACTTTTTTCATTCCGCACTCCGAATTCCGAATTCCGCATTACCANNNNNNNNNNNNNNNNNNNNNNNNNNNNNNNNNNNNNNNNNNNNNNNNNNNNNNNNNNNNNNNNNNNNNNNNNNNNNNNNNNNNNNNNNNNNNNNNNNNNNNNNNNNNNNNNNNNNNNNNNNNNNNTTGAGCGCACACTGGTGGCGAAGGAGGTAGCTTGTGGCCTACGAAGACCTGGGACATTTCATCCGGGTTCTCTCCGATCGGGGCGAGCTCGTGCGGGTAACGACGGAAGTCTCGCCTGATCTGGAGGTTGCCGAGATAGCGGACCGCCTGGTGAAGGAGGGCGGCCCTGCGGTGATCTTCGAGAAGGTGAAGGGGGCAAAATTTCCCCTGGCCATGAACCTCTTCGGGACCATGGAGCGGATGCTCCTTTCCCTGGAAGCCGGGTCCTTCGACGAAATCGCCGGAAGGGTAAGGGAGATCATCGAGCCCGAGATACCGGTGAAGCTCGTCGACAAGCTCAAGATGCTCCCCAAGCTGAAGCGGCTTGCAGATTACGTCCCGAAGGTGGTCAAAGACGGCCCCGTCAAGGAGGTGGTTTTGCAGGGAGACGATGTGGACCTGGGGGAGCTGCCCGTGGTTAAAACCTGGCCACAGGATGGGGGGCACTTCATAACCCTTCCCCTGGTGTTTACGCAGGACCCGGACAGCGGCGTGAGGAACGTAGGGATGTACCGGATGCAGGTCTATGACGTGAAGACGACGGGCATGCACTGGCACGTCCACAAGGGAGGTGCGAAACATTACCGCAAGCTGGCAGAACGGGGGGAGCCCATGCCCGTGGCAGTGGCTCTGGGGTCGGATCCCGCCGTCATCTACGCGGCGACGGCGCCCTTACCCGAAGATACCGATGAGATGATCTTCGCGGGTTTTCTCCGCAACTCCCCGGTCGANNNNNNNNNNNNNNNNNNNNNNNNNNNNNNNNNNNNNNNNNNNNNNNNNNNNNNNNNNNNNNNNNNNNNNNNNNNAATACCCCGTATTTCACGTAACCTGCGTAACGCGCAGGAAGAACCCCATCTATCCCGCCACCATCGTGGGAAGGCCTCCCATGGAGGACTGCTACATGGGGAAGGCGACGGAGAGGATATTCCTGCCCCTCCTCCAGAAGATCCTGCCCGAGGTGGTGGACATGAACCTCCCCGTCGAGGGGATATTCCACAACTTCGCCTTCTTCGCGATAGACAAGCGCTACCCGGGTCACGCAAGAAAGGTGGCATCGGCGATCTGGGGGCTCGGCCTCCTCATGTTCACCAAGTTCGTCGTCATATTCGACAGGGAGGTCAACGTTCAGGACCTGTCCGAGGTTATCTGGAGGATCGGGAACAACGTGGACCCGGAGCGGGATACCTTCACGGTTCGCGGCCCCGTCGATGCACTCGATCACGCTTCCCCCCTTCCTCACTTCGGGACCAAGATGTGCATCGATGCCACGAGAACCTGGAAGGAGGAGGGACACGCAAGAGAGTGGCCCGACGTGATCGAGATGTCTTCCGAGATAAAAGATCTCGTTTCGAAGCGGTGGAAAGAGTATGGGTTTGAATAAAAGCAGGGTAATTCGGAATGCGGAATGCGGAATGCGGAATGCGGAATGAACACCCGAAAAGAACGGATGTTAATATTTCCTGAACGGTACTGTTGAACGAGAAACCAGAAACGCTAAACGCGAAACTGGTTTCACGGGACCCGGGACAAACAATCAACGAGAGGACGAATTTCTTGGCGATCTTTGCTCGCATCAGGACATACTTGGAGCTGGTAAAGTTCTCCCACACGGTTTTCGCCCTGCCCTTTGCCTTGACGGGGATGTTTCTCGCCGCCCGGGGGTTTCCCGACGCGGGGACGCTCTTTTTCATCCTCCTGGCAATGGTAGGCGGCCGGAGCGCCGCAATGGGATTGAACAGGGTGGTGGACGCAGAGATAGATCGGGCAAATCCCCGGACCCGGGACAGGCATATACCGAAGGGGCTGGTGAAGAAGCGGGAGGCCTGGACGCTCATCGCCGTAAGCTTCTTACTCCTTCTCTTTTCTGCCTACATGTTAAACCCCCTCTGCTTCAGGCTGTCGCCCCTTTTGATCGCTGTCCTCCTGCTCTACTCGTACACGAAACGCTTCACCTGGGCTTCCCACATCGTCCTCGGGCTGGCGCTGGGAGCGGCCCCCCTGGGTGCATGGATTGCCGTGAAAGGGGCGGTGGACCCCCGTATCCTGCTTCTGTCCTTCGCCGTGATGTTCTGGGTTGCAGGGTTCGACATCATCTACGCCCTGCTGGATATCGATTTCGACAGAACGTACGGCCTCCACTCCATTCCGCGGCTTCTCGGGCCGGGAAAGGCGATCACGGTTGCACGGATCTGCCACGCCTGCATGGCATCCCTGCTCCTTGGCATATACCACTTCTTTTCCCTGAGCTTTCTCTATCTGGCGGGCTTCCTGGTGTGCGTGGCCCTGCTCCTCTATGAGCACTCCCTGGTCAGGGAGGACGACTTTTCACGCCTCGACATGGCTTTTTTCAACGTGAACGGGTACATAAGTATAACGTTCTGTTTGTTCACGTTTCTTGATATAGTTTTACTTGGAAGGTGAAGAGGGTGCGATATTTCGTGGCCATAACGGGGGCGAGCGGATCCATCCTGGGAATACGGACCGTTCAGAAGCTTCTCTCCTTTCACCACGAGGTTTACCTGGCGGTGACGAAAACGGGCATTTCCATCATGGCGGACGAGGTCCCCGGAATGGAGGGGGTACGCAGGGAGACCCTATCGTCGAGGCTTTCTGACTTTCTGGGGAATCCCGGGGGCGCCCTCACGGTCGTCGATGACGATGATTTCAGCGTCCCGTTTGCATCCGGGTCGAACCCGCCGGACGCAATGGCCGTCGTCCCCTGTTCAGCGGGAACCCTGGGGAGGATAGCATCGGGCGTGTCGGGCAACCTCATAGAGCGGGCGGCCGACGTGTGCCTCAAAGAGCGCAAACGCCTCATCCTCGTCGTGCGGGAGACCCCCCTGAACGTTATCCACCTCCGGAACATGGAAGCCCTCGCGGTTGCCGGAGCAGTGATCATGCCTGCCTCCCCGGGCTATTATCACCGGCCCGAGACGGTGGGAGACCTGATCGACTTCATCGTCGAGCGTGCGGTGCTCCTCATGGGGGAAGCGGGTGCTCTCTCCAGGCAGTGGGGAGAAAAGGAGGTCCTCAAATGAGAAAAATACTCGTAGTAGATGACGAGGAGAGCATACGGCTGCTCTATAAGGAAGAGCTCGAAGACGAGGGGTACGAGGTGGCTGTTGCTGCCGACGGGATGGAGGCTCTCGAAAAGTTCCAGCTGTTTCAGCCCGACCTGGTGACGCTGGATCTCAAGATGCCCGGCATGGACGGGCTCGAGGTCCTGCAGAAGATAAGGAAGGTGGATATGGATATTCCCATCGTGCTCCTTACCGCGTACAGTGAGTTCAAGCAGGATTTCACCACCTGGGCATCGAATGCCTATATCGTTAAATCGATGGACCTTTCCGAGCTGAAGGTGACCATAAAGGAGTTTCTCGAAATCGAGTGAGGGGTTCTNNNNNNNNNCGCAGCGTGGTTCACTCTGCAAAGCTGACCTCGGCCCTGTTCGAGATAAGCAAGGCGATGGTTTCCACGGGGGGCGTCATCCCGGGGAGCATGAACCAGATCGTCAACGCCGTTACCCTGATCATGAACGTGAGCCGTGCCGTTATCTTTCTCTTCGACGAGACCAAGGAGCACATGTCTCCCGCCGTCGGGGCGGGACTCCTCTACATGGGCCTTTTCAAGAAGATGAGAATTCCCCCCGATGACAAATTGGTGCAGGAGATCATCGATTCCAAGGAGCCCCTTCTCCTGCGCACCTCGCAGGTCCGGGACGACCGGGTCAAGGGAATCATGGAAAAGCTCGGGATCGAAGAATTTATCGTTGCCCCCATCCTGGCCCATGACAGGGTCATTGGGATAATCACCGCCGATACCCCCGTCGATGGGAGAAGGCTTTCCTCAGACGATATCAAGATCCTGGCGGTCATGGCGAATTTCGCCGGCGTTGCAATCCACAATGCCGATATGTTCCAGCGCCTCGCCTCCAAGGAGAAGAAGCTCCGTGCCATACACGAGGTGGGCAGGGCCTTTGACAGGACCAACGACCTGGACAGGCTGCTGGAAATGATCGTCGAGAAGGCGGTCGAGCTGATGAGCGCCACGTCGGGCTCGATAATCCTCATCGACCGGGAGACGATGACCCTCATCATCAGGGCGGCCGTACAGCTGCCCGATGAGATAAAAGAGGGAGTGCGGTTGCGGGTGGGGGAGGGAATAACCGGCTGGGTCGCGAAGGAGGGGATGCCGGTCCTCGTGCCGGACGTGAAACGAGACGAGCGGTACGTCATGGTTCAAGAGGACATCAACTCCGAGATGGCGGTGCCCCTGAAATGGGGGCACGAGGTGGTGGGGGTCCTCAACCTGGATCATGTGGAGCGGGGGGCGTTCAAAGAGGAGGACCTGGATCTTCTGGAGATTTTCGGGCACAATGCCTCCGCTGCGCTCCGGCAGGCCTTTTTGCTCGAGAAGGTAAGCGGCGGGGATCAGGCAAGTCCCTGAAACAGAAAGAAAAGCTCACAGTATCCCC
This region of Deltaproteobacteria bacterium genomic DNA includes:
- a CDS encoding 4-hydroxybenzoate octaprenyltransferase, with translation MAIFARIRTYLELVKFSHTVFALPFALTGMFLAARGFPDAGTLFFILLAMVGGRSAAMGLNRVVDAEIDRANPRTRDRHIPKGLVKKREAWTLIAVSFLLLLFSAYMLNPLCFRLSPLLIAVLLLYSYTKRFTWASHIVLGLALGAAPLGAWIAVKGAVDPRILLLSFAVMFWVAGFDIIYALLDIDFDRTYGLHSIPRLLGPGKAITVARICHACMASLLLGIYHFFSLSFLYLAGFLVCVALLLYEHSLVREDDFSRLDMAFFNVNGYISITFCLFTFLDIVLLGR
- a CDS encoding UbiX family flavin prenyltransferase, which translates into the protein MKRVRYFVAITGASGSILGIRTVQKLLSFHHEVYLAVTKTGISIMADEVPGMEGVRRETLSSRLSDFLGNPGGALTVVDDDDFSVPFASGSNPPDAMAVVPCSAGTLGRIASGVSGNLIERAADVCLKERKRLILVVRETPLNVIHLRNMEALAVAGAVIMPASPGYYHRPETVGDLIDFIVERAVLLMGEAGALSRQWGEKEVLK
- a CDS encoding response regulator, with product MRKILVVDDEESIRLLYKEELEDEGYEVAVAADGMEALEKFQLFQPDLVTLDLKMPGMDGLEVLQKIRKVDMDIPIVLLTAYSEFKQDFTTWASNAYIVKSMDLSELKVTIKEFLEIE
- a CDS encoding GAF domain-containing protein, giving the protein MRGSXXXRSVVHSAKLTSALFEISKAMVSTGGVIPGSMNQIVNAVTLIMNVSRAVIFLFDETKEHMSPAVGAGLLYMGLFKKMRIPPDDKLVQEIIDSKEPLLLRTSQVRDDRVKGIMEKLGIEEFIVAPILAHDRVIGIITADTPVDGRRLSSDDIKILAVMANFAGVAIHNADMFQRLASKEKKLRAIHEVGRAFDRTNDLDRLLEMIVEKAVELMSATSGSIILIDRETMTLIIRAAVQLPDEIKEGVRLRVGEGITGWVAKEGMPVLVPDVKRDERYVMVQEDINSEMAVPLKWGHEVVGVLNLDHVERGAFKEEDLDLLEIFGHNASAALRQAFLLEKVSGGDQASP